One Microplitis mediator isolate UGA2020A chromosome 3, iyMicMedi2.1, whole genome shotgun sequence DNA segment encodes these proteins:
- the LOC130665357 gene encoding uncharacterized protein LOC130665357: MRKVCAIESCPSGRGNESHDTKHDKPRQLSYFSVGCSTKLKRWSKSLGINLKITDYICQLHFKKEHIKDCDLLKIRDIIHFSDRPRKYLLDDALPTIEHQSIVDDEQQQPVQIPADVDVQEQSSHCDYLEERQKNPQDTDENHREQIYEQTREEFSNSLKELADSIISSYVLPKNWYFSMNPHGIHCVRFDPVKMRKTNELRINNNMSVTIICSNNQEENINEKLTSIDELHNYLKHVEKWPLCVGTQMEKSKYSPECKGVVFGKERYIRRQRNPRCYTCRELRKRLLMIENILKQ; encoded by the exons atgagaaaagTTTGCGCCATTGAAAGTTGTCCAAGTGGTCGAGGTAATGAGAGTCACGACACAAAACACGACAAGCCTCGTCAGCTGTCTTATTTTTCCGTAGGG TGTTCGACAAAATTAAAACGTTGGTCCAAATCTTTagggataaatttaaaaatcacagATTACATTTGTCAGTTACATTTTAAGAAAGAACACATTAAGGATTGTGATCTACTAAAAATTAGGGatattatacatttttctGATCGACCGAGAAAATATCTACTGGACGACGCTCTACCAACCATCGAACATCAATCGATAGTTGACGACGAACAGCAACAGCCTGTGCAAATACCAGCGGATGTAGATGTTCAGGAGCAATCAAGTCATTGCGATTATTTAGAAGAGCGGCAAAAAAATCCACAAGATACCGATGAAAATCATCGAGAACAAATATATGAACAAACGAGAgaagaattttcaaattctttgaAAGAATTAGCAGATAGTATTATAAGTAGTTATGTACTGccaaaaaattggtatttttcAATGAATCCACACGGAATTCACTGTGTTCGCTTTGACCCTGTGAAAATGCGGAAAACAAATGAATTAcgtataaacaataatatgtCTGTTACT ataatttgCTCGAATAACCAAGAAGAGaatatcaatgaaaaattaacatcAATTGATGAGCTTCATAATTACTTGAAGCATGTGGAAAAGTGGCCTTTGTGTGTTGGTACTCAGATGGAAAAATCGAA ATATTCGCCGGAATGCAAAGGAGTAGTTTTTGGTAAAGAAAGATACATAAGACGGCAGAGAAATCCTCGGTGTTATACCTGTCGTGAACTTCGCAAACGACTTTTAATGAtagaaaatattctaaaaCAATAG
- the LOC130665982 gene encoding uncharacterized protein LOC130665982, giving the protein MTMENGNSISFIPMICTQVHRRITGLTSEFHWFNQFEEISASATPCSPKQKKKNNCYGGFARISTLVKQARKSSTPTLFLNAGDTYFGSTWFGYYEWKIVAKFLNILKPDAISLGNHEFDLAPKGLIPFINNVTFPVVTCNLDLTKQQDLAVPNLKNFTIIEKNGRKIGIIGYLTKETETISRIGEVVILDEIESIRDQVKILKQKGVNIIIALGHSGYERDKEIAKAVDGLDLVIGGHTNTFLYNGTAPDQEVPEGLYPTTVVQNNGRKVYIVQAFAYTKYLGNLSIVFDSEGEIKQIEGNPILVNHEIDMDQNVVKQLNDMKQPIVDLMSKEVGKTKVKLEGGKLPCRVRECNLGNLITDSMVQYNTGVYGGSDGWTDAAVAIFNSGAIKASIDKSHQITSNDIYSVLANYDVIGKITITGKQLLEVLEFSVASLKPDQGPDSLGRFLQVSGLKIVYNLLQPTGSKVVRDSTLIRCADCDVPKYEKIIEDKIYKIITVEFLHTGGDGFEMLKNLPWQSDVSGVTTRYALVKYIEKNSIVYPYIEDRIQFIIEQKTDDSTNDGHTYSIDIRVSVISQVVIFFYCRPLNFYCPSGRGNESHDTKHDKPRQLSYFSVGCSTKLKRWSKSLGINLKITDYICQLHFKKEHIKDCDLLKIRDIIHFSDRPRKYLLDDALPTIEHQSIVDDEQQQPVQIPADVDVQEQSSHCDYLEERQKNPQDTDENHREQIYEQTREEFSNSLKELADSIISSYVLPKNWYFSMNPHGIHCVRFDPVKMRKTNELRINNNMSVTIICSNNQEENINEKLTSIDELHNYLKHVEKWPLCVGTQMEKSKYSPECKGVVFDANYWTDIAKDELEKSLSYSWNKNIAKNVILFIGDGMSIDTITASRIYHNGETSYLAWEKLPHVGLLKTYNTNKKVSDSASTATALFSGVKTNYNVVGVDNNVALNDCESSLRSEYQAQSILEWAQKAGKDTGFVTTTRVTHATPAPLYAHSPNRNWECENKIPVGARKCKDIARQLIEDDPGRNIKVIMGGGRQMLKSNVTGTKIDPIDTWACYSSDGRNLIEDWARDKALKKARHQIVQNNKQLRAVDPDDVDFLMGIFANGHLNMDWERVDGPEGQPSLEEMTTMAIKVLRKAPKGFLLVVEGGLIDFAHHRGHAAQALRETVRLSDAINATLQMVDLDDTLVIVTSDHSHSMAFNGYADRNSSILGIAQKSKYDGIPYTSLSYSTGGPNNMAYEIKNGTATRIDPSNYNTSDYKYSQQAAFISDEAYHGGGDVPIYAIGPYAHLFHSTHEQNYVAHVIGYAAQIGPYANAANQLNRKWIVIITCSIIYVVYYCSNIYF; this is encoded by the exons ATGACAATGGAGAATGGCAACTCAATATCGTTCATACCAATGATATGCACTCaag tacACCGGCGTATCACTGGTTTaaccagtgaatttcactggttcaacca GTTCGAAGAAATATCAGCATCGGCAACCCCATGCAGTcctaaacagaaaaaaaagaataactGTTATGGTGGGTTTGCAAGAATATCTACTTTGGTTAAACAAGCAAGAAAATCATCGACTccaactttatttttgaacGCCGGAGATACTTACTTTGGGTCGACGTGGTTCGGTTACTATGAATGGAAAATAGTTGccaagtttttaaatattttgaagccTGATGCTATt TCATTAGGAAATCATGAATTTGATTTAGCGCCAAAAGGATTAATACCTTTTATAAATAACGTGACATTCCCAGTGGTAACATGCAATTTAGACCTCACAAAACAGCAAGATTTAGCGGTACcaaatcttaaaaattttacaattatcgAGAAAAATGGAAGAAAAATAGGAATAATTGGTTACTTGACCAAAGAAACGGAAACGATATCAAGGATTGGGGAAGTCGTTATTTTGGACGAAATAGAGTCAATAAGAgatcaagtaaaaatattgaaacaaaaaGGCGTCAATATAATAATAGCGCTCGGCCATTCAGGTTATGAACGCGATAAGGAAATAGCGAAAGCCGTTGATGGTTTGGATCTCGTTATTGGCGGCCACACAAACACATTTCTGTATAATGGGACTGCGCCGGATCAAGAAGTACCTGAAGGACTTTATCCAACGACGGTCGTACAGAATAATGGACGCAAGGTTTACATCGTTCAAGCTTTTGCGTACACTAAATATTTGGGTAATTTGTCAATTGTTTTTGATTCTGAGGGTGAAATAAAACAGATTGAAGGTAATCCTATTCTGGTAAATCACGAAATTGACATGGACCAGAATGTTGTTAAGCAATTAAACGATATGAAACAACCTATTGTTGATCTTATGAGTAAAGAAGTTGGCAAAACGAAAGTTAAATTAGAAGGGGGAAAATTACCCTGTCGAGTACGGGAATGTAATTTGGGGAATCTTATTACCGATTCAATGGTTCAATAc aataCTGGGGTATACGGAGGTAGCGATGGATGGACGGACGCCGCAGTCGCTATTTTCAATAGTGGCGCGATAAAAGCTTCTATTGATAAATCACaccaa aTAACATCGAATGATATTTATTCCGTTTTGGCAAATTATGATGTCATTGGAAAAATAACTATTACTGGAAAACAATTACTGGAAGTTTTAGAATTTAGTGTCGCATCTTTGAAACCGGATCAAGGTCCAGATTCTTTAGGACGTTTCTTACAAGTCTCTGGACTAAAA attgtttataatttattgcaacCGACTGGTTCAAAAGTCGTACGTGATTCAACATTAATACGCTGCGCTGATTGTGATGTTCCaaaatatgagaaaataatagaagataaaatatataaaataataactgtgGAATTTCTACACACAGGTGGCGACGGTtttgaaatgttaaaaaatttaccatgGCAGTCTGATG taTCGGGAGTAACAACTCGTTATGCGTTAGTCAAATATATTGAGAAGAATTCAATTGTTTATCCATATATAGAAGATAGAATTCAGTTCATTATTGAACAGAAGACTGATGATTCTACTAATGATGGCCATACTTACAGTATAGatattagggtgtccgttatttcccaagttgttatttttttttactgccgCCCCCTGAACTTTTA TTGTCCAAGTGGTCGAGGTAATGAGAGTCACGACACAAAACACGACAAGCCTCGTCAGCTGTCTTATTTTTCCGTAGGG TGTTCGACAAAATTAAAACGTTGGTCCAAATCTTTagggataaatttaaaaatcacagATTACATTTGTCAGTTACATTTTAAGAAAGAACACATTAAGGATTGTGATCTACTAAAAATTAGGGatattatacatttttctGATCGACCGAGAAAATATCTACTGGACGACGCTCTACCAACCATCGAACATCAATCGATAGTTGACGACGAACAGCAACAGCCTGTGCAAATACCAGCGGATGTAGATGTTCAGGAGCAATCAAGTCATTGCGATTATTTAGAAGAGCGGCAAAAAAATCCACAAGATACCGATGAAAATCATCGAGAACAAATATATGAACAAACGAGAgaagaattttcaaattctttgaAAGAATTAGCAGATAGTATTATAAGTAGTTATGTACTGccaaaaaattggtatttttcAATGAATCCACACGGAATTCACTGTGTTCGCTTTGACCCTGTGAAAATGCGGAAAACAAATGAATTAcgtataaacaataatatgtCTGTTACT ataatttgCTCGAATAACCAAGAAGAGaatatcaatgaaaaattaacatcAATTGATGAGCTTCATAATTACTTGAAGCATGTGGAAAAGTGGCCTTTGTGTGTTGGTACTCAGATGGAAAAATCGAA ATATTCGCCGGAATGCAAAGGAGTAGTTTTTG atgcaAATTACTGGACTGATATAGCGAAAGACGAATTAGAAAAATCGTTGTCATACTCgtggaataaaaatattgcgaaaaacgtaatattatttattggcgATGGCATGAGTATCGATACGATAACGGCAAGTAGAATTTACCATAATGGAGAGACAAGTTATCTTGCATGGGAAAAATTACCTCATGTTGGTTTATTGAAG ACTTACaatactaataaaaaagtatcggATTCAGCGTCGACGGCAACAGCGCTTTTTAGCGGCGTCAAAACGAACTACAATGTAGTTGGTGTCGATAATAATGTAGCTCTGAATGACTGCGAAAGTAGTTTGCGTTCAGAGTATCAGGCCCAATCGATTCTCGAATGGGCGCAAAAGGCTGGAAAGGATACTG GTTTTGTAACGACGACAAGAGTAACACATGCGACACCGGCTCCTTTGTACGCTCACTCACCGAATCGTAATTGGGAATGTGAAAACAAAATCCCAGTTGGAGCTAGAAAATGCAAAGACATTGCGCGTCAATTGATTGAAGATGATCCGGGAAGAAACATAAAAGTTATTATGGGCGGTGGGCGCCAGATGCTTAAATCTAACGTAACGGGAACTAAAATAGACCCTATTGATACGTGGGCATGTTACAGTAGCGATGGGCGAAATTTAATAGAGGATTGGGCGCGAGATAAGGCTCTGAAAAAGGCCAGGCACCAGATTGTCCAAAATAACAAGCAATTGAGGGCCGTAGATCCTGATGATGTAGATTTTCTGATGGGGATCTTTGCCAATGGACATTTGAATATGGACTGGGAGAGAGTTGATGGCCCAGAAGGGCAGCCTAGTCTCGAAGAGATGACCACAATGGCAATTAAGGTGCTGCGGAAGGCGCCCAAGGGTTTTTTGTTAGTG GTTGAAGGTGGACTAATTGATTTCGCTCATCACCGCGGGCATGCTGCTCAAGCACTCCGTGAAACTGTCAGATTATCGGATGCTATCAATGCCACTTTACAGATGGTCGATTTAGATGACACTCTGGTGATCGTTACTAGTGATCATTCGCATTCCATGGCCTTCAATGGGTACGCTGATAGAAATTCTTCAATTTTAG GCATCGCTCAGAAATCAAAATACGACGGAATACCGTACACTTCATTGTCTTACAGTACAGGAGGACCTAATAATATGGCCTACGAAATAAAAAACGGCACAGCAACTCGAATAGATCCCAGTAATTACAATACATCAGATTATAAGTACAGCCAACAAGCAGCTTTCATTAGCGACGAAGCTTATCATGGCGGCGGCGATGTTCCGATTTATGCTATAg GACCTTACGCACATTTGTTTCATTCAACACACGAACAAAATTACGTTGCACACGTAATTGGCTATGCGGCGCAAATTGGACCGTACGCCAATGCTGCTAATCAGCTAAACCGGAAGTGGATTGTGATAATTACATgttctatc